Proteins found in one Pongo pygmaeus isolate AG05252 chromosome 8, NHGRI_mPonPyg2-v2.0_pri, whole genome shotgun sequence genomic segment:
- the TMEM72 gene encoding transmembrane protein 72 isoform X4 — translation MREARLVREWFHQVLIGVGTETFLQGQFKSLAFYLLFTGAAVSICEGAYFVAQLLAICFQCQPGSLADRVREKAHWLGSFQKFLAYVLLSVACFLHPVLVWHVTIPGSMLIITGLAYFLLSKRKKRKAAPEVLASPEQYTDPSSSAVSTTGSGDTEQTYTFHGALKEGPSSLFIHMKSILKGTKKPSALQPPNTLMELSLEPANSLAKKKQVHFEDNVVRIVPSLAEGLDDGDSEPEETTSDTTPIIPPPQAPLFLSSLTATGLF, via the exons ATGAGAGAGGCCAGGCTTGTGCGTGAATGGTTCCATCAAG TGTTGATCGGCGTGGGCACTGAGACCTTCCTCCAGGGCCAGTTCAAAAGCCTGGCTTTCTATCTGCT GTTTACAGGAGCCGCTGTCTCCATATGCGAAGGGGCCTACTTTGTGGCTCAGCTGCTGGCCATCTGCTTCCA GTGTCAACCAGGGTCCCTGGCAGACAGAGTAAGGGAGAAAGCCCACTGGCTGGGCTCCTTCCAGAAGTTCCTGGCCTACGTGCTGCTGTCGGTGGCCTGCTTCCTCCACCCGGTCCTGGTCTGGCACGTGACCATCCCAG GCTccatgctcatcatcaccggccTGGCCTACTTCCTTCTGAGCAAGCGAAAGAAGAGGAAAGCTGCCCCCGAGGTGCTGGCCTCCCCAGAGCAGTACACAGACCCCTCCAGCAGCGCTGTGAGCACCACCGGttctggggacacagagcaaaccTACACCTTCCATGGGGCCCTCAAGGAGGGGCCCAGCTCCCTTTTCATCCACATGAAGAGTATCCTGAAGGGGACCAAGAAGCCCAGTGCCCTCCAGCCCCCCAACACCCTGATGGAGCTGAGCCTGGAGCCAGCCAACTCCCTGGCCAAGAAGAAGCAGGTGCATTTTGAAGACAATGTTGTCCGCATCGTCCCCTCCCTTGCCGAAGGTCTGGATGATGGGGACAGTGAGCCAGAGGAGACCACCTCTGACACGACACCCATCATtccccctccccaggccccactcTTCCTGTCATCTCTTACAGCCACTGGCCTGTTCTGA
- the TMEM72 gene encoding transmembrane protein 72 isoform X2 — protein sequence MREARLVREWFHQVQSSQHTKLGASTARPNVALWVLIGVGTETFLQGQFKSLAFYLLFTGAAVSICEGAYFVAQLLAICFQCQPGSLADRVREKAHWLGSFQKFLAYVLLSVACFLHPVLVWHVTIPGSMLIITGLAYFLLSKRKKRKAAPEVLASPEQYTDPSSSAVSTTGSGDTEQTYTFHGALKEGPSSLFIHMKSILKGTKKPSALQPPNTLMELSLEPANSLAKKKQVHFEDNVVRIVPSLAEGLDDGDSEPEETTSDTTPIIPPPQAPLFLSSLTATGLF from the exons ATGAGAGAGGCCAGGCTTGTGCGTGAATGGTTCCATCAAG TACAGTCCAGTCAGCACACCAAGCTAGGAGCTTCCACAGCCAGGCCCAACGTGGCTCTCTGGG TGTTGATCGGCGTGGGCACTGAGACCTTCCTCCAGGGCCAGTTCAAAAGCCTGGCTTTCTATCTGCT GTTTACAGGAGCCGCTGTCTCCATATGCGAAGGGGCCTACTTTGTGGCTCAGCTGCTGGCCATCTGCTTCCA GTGTCAACCAGGGTCCCTGGCAGACAGAGTAAGGGAGAAAGCCCACTGGCTGGGCTCCTTCCAGAAGTTCCTGGCCTACGTGCTGCTGTCGGTGGCCTGCTTCCTCCACCCGGTCCTGGTCTGGCACGTGACCATCCCAG GCTccatgctcatcatcaccggccTGGCCTACTTCCTTCTGAGCAAGCGAAAGAAGAGGAAAGCTGCCCCCGAGGTGCTGGCCTCCCCAGAGCAGTACACAGACCCCTCCAGCAGCGCTGTGAGCACCACCGGttctggggacacagagcaaaccTACACCTTCCATGGGGCCCTCAAGGAGGGGCCCAGCTCCCTTTTCATCCACATGAAGAGTATCCTGAAGGGGACCAAGAAGCCCAGTGCCCTCCAGCCCCCCAACACCCTGATGGAGCTGAGCCTGGAGCCAGCCAACTCCCTGGCCAAGAAGAAGCAGGTGCATTTTGAAGACAATGTTGTCCGCATCGTCCCCTCCCTTGCCGAAGGTCTGGATGATGGGGACAGTGAGCCAGAGGAGACCACCTCTGACACGACACCCATCATtccccctccccaggccccactcTTCCTGTCATCTCTTACAGCCACTGGCCTGTTCTGA
- the TMEM72 gene encoding transmembrane protein 72 isoform X1: protein MVPSSTVQSAHQARSFHSQAQRGSLGVQNKRHQNSSPHAKWVQIREEAEFPRPFPAICWSSATSPVVGQHDVSLLIGVGTETFLQGQFKSLAFYLLFTGAAVSICEGAYFVAQLLAICFQCQPGSLADRVREKAHWLGSFQKFLAYVLLSVACFLHPVLVWHVTIPGSMLIITGLAYFLLSKRKKRKAAPEVLASPEQYTDPSSSAVSTTGSGDTEQTYTFHGALKEGPSSLFIHMKSILKGTKKPSALQPPNTLMELSLEPANSLAKKKQVHFEDNVVRIVPSLAEGLDDGDSEPEETTSDTTPIIPPPQAPLFLSSLTATGLF from the exons ATGGTTCCATCAAG TACAGTCCAGTCAGCACACCAAGCTAGGAGCTTCCACAGCCAGGCCCAACGTGGCTCTCTGGG AGTACAAAACAAAAGGCATCAAAATAGCTCTCCACATGCCAAATGGGTGCAGATCAGGGAAGAAGCTGAGTTCCCAAGACCCTTTCCTGCCATCTGCTGGTCGTCTGCCACAAGCCCTGTTGTTGGCCAACATGACGTGTCAT TGTTGATCGGCGTGGGCACTGAGACCTTCCTCCAGGGCCAGTTCAAAAGCCTGGCTTTCTATCTGCT GTTTACAGGAGCCGCTGTCTCCATATGCGAAGGGGCCTACTTTGTGGCTCAGCTGCTGGCCATCTGCTTCCA GTGTCAACCAGGGTCCCTGGCAGACAGAGTAAGGGAGAAAGCCCACTGGCTGGGCTCCTTCCAGAAGTTCCTGGCCTACGTGCTGCTGTCGGTGGCCTGCTTCCTCCACCCGGTCCTGGTCTGGCACGTGACCATCCCAG GCTccatgctcatcatcaccggccTGGCCTACTTCCTTCTGAGCAAGCGAAAGAAGAGGAAAGCTGCCCCCGAGGTGCTGGCCTCCCCAGAGCAGTACACAGACCCCTCCAGCAGCGCTGTGAGCACCACCGGttctggggacacagagcaaaccTACACCTTCCATGGGGCCCTCAAGGAGGGGCCCAGCTCCCTTTTCATCCACATGAAGAGTATCCTGAAGGGGACCAAGAAGCCCAGTGCCCTCCAGCCCCCCAACACCCTGATGGAGCTGAGCCTGGAGCCAGCCAACTCCCTGGCCAAGAAGAAGCAGGTGCATTTTGAAGACAATGTTGTCCGCATCGTCCCCTCCCTTGCCGAAGGTCTGGATGATGGGGACAGTGAGCCAGAGGAGACCACCTCTGACACGACACCCATCATtccccctccccaggccccactcTTCCTGTCATCTCTTACAGCCACTGGCCTGTTCTGA
- the TMEM72 gene encoding transmembrane protein 72 isoform X3 — protein MKLQVFWTGLEYTCRLLGITTAAVLIGVGTETFLQGQFKSLAFYLLFTGAAVSICEGAYFVAQLLAICFQCQPGSLADRVREKAHWLGSFQKFLAYVLLSVACFLHPVLVWHVTIPGSMLIITGLAYFLLSKRKKRKAAPEVLASPEQYTDPSSSAVSTTGSGDTEQTYTFHGALKEGPSSLFIHMKSILKGTKKPSALQPPNTLMELSLEPANSLAKKKQVHFEDNVVRIVPSLAEGLDDGDSEPEETTSDTTPIIPPPQAPLFLSSLTATGLF, from the exons TGTTGATCGGCGTGGGCACTGAGACCTTCCTCCAGGGCCAGTTCAAAAGCCTGGCTTTCTATCTGCT GTTTACAGGAGCCGCTGTCTCCATATGCGAAGGGGCCTACTTTGTGGCTCAGCTGCTGGCCATCTGCTTCCA GTGTCAACCAGGGTCCCTGGCAGACAGAGTAAGGGAGAAAGCCCACTGGCTGGGCTCCTTCCAGAAGTTCCTGGCCTACGTGCTGCTGTCGGTGGCCTGCTTCCTCCACCCGGTCCTGGTCTGGCACGTGACCATCCCAG GCTccatgctcatcatcaccggccTGGCCTACTTCCTTCTGAGCAAGCGAAAGAAGAGGAAAGCTGCCCCCGAGGTGCTGGCCTCCCCAGAGCAGTACACAGACCCCTCCAGCAGCGCTGTGAGCACCACCGGttctggggacacagagcaaaccTACACCTTCCATGGGGCCCTCAAGGAGGGGCCCAGCTCCCTTTTCATCCACATGAAGAGTATCCTGAAGGGGACCAAGAAGCCCAGTGCCCTCCAGCCCCCCAACACCCTGATGGAGCTGAGCCTGGAGCCAGCCAACTCCCTGGCCAAGAAGAAGCAGGTGCATTTTGAAGACAATGTTGTCCGCATCGTCCCCTCCCTTGCCGAAGGTCTGGATGATGGGGACAGTGAGCCAGAGGAGACCACCTCTGACACGACACCCATCATtccccctccccaggccccactcTTCCTGTCATCTCTTACAGCCACTGGCCTGTTCTGA